In the genome of Drosophila pseudoobscura strain MV-25-SWS-2005 chromosome 3, UCI_Dpse_MV25, whole genome shotgun sequence, one region contains:
- the stmA gene encoding protein EFR3 homolog cmp44E isoform X3 — MTPPGCCGCCSALRPRYKRLVDNIFPVNPEDGLVKSNMEKLTFYSLSSPDKLDRIGEYLYQKATKDINRKRYKLAEIAMEAMDLLLQACHAQTTLNLFVESFLRMVQKLLEDSNPNLKIMATNSFVKFANINEDTPSYHRRYDFFISKFSSMCHSEGSDLRDSLRLAGIKGLQGVIRKTVSDDLVENIWAAQHMEKIVPSLLFNMQFCVNVMFVKKNLLASGDLTPVEDATNVTPPALAEEVLRELVGRASFGHIRSVLKPLLTHLDRHELWVPNTFAIHTFRIVMISIQPQYSYTVVETLMQHLDSNFKSSPKTRTSLAVVLSKIIAIAAGESVGPSALDIINNLLTHLRTSVSTTSEITPEESQYQEALINALGEFANHHPDYQKIEIMLFIMNTVPDPSKKSKGDQMLQNILLKSLLKVGTQYSTVSFEKAFPASFLQPLLKMARAPHDPTRLIVMQIFQALLDRHQNDQVLSSVSVKQYPALSQEPPSRSDIIFTHKHGSHIMQALIDSMALSDRVDALSASYNTAALLIVEMSSSETVQEFLLFILGIQEVANTVETLGAVHKCNLHAISIALLVLISRVSGINNLLEYAQKIVDARREEATYFLPPLLESKKVATKSLNLSLPHLAIDKLALGECLQNAGMDAQRLNTGAPYTLNQTDNPGHRHSWVESVSSHLTQRNSSADLTVYNGDVDSVNSSPGVCKKILAPEFNFDAMKRALAEPTEAAKREQRERQMQIVRTFREGEFDDLVRRTEPKHDLIQNRLNELFNSLAVERQITQSDSKVAQLQGSNEKPIYETNFPELFYY; from the exons ATGACGCCACCAG GTTGCTGCGGGTGCTGCTCGGCGCTGCGGCCGCGCTACAAGCGACTGGTGGACAACATCTTCCCGGTGAACCCGGAGGATGGCCTGGTCAAGTCGAACATGGAGAAGCTGACCTTCTACTCGCTCAGCTCACCCGACAAGCTCGACCGCATTGGCGAATATCTGTACCAGAAGGCCACCAAGGACATCAACCGCAAGCGCTATAA GCTGGCAGAGATCGCCATGGAGGCCATGGACTTGCTGCTGCAGGCCTGTCACGCCCAGACCACACTCAACCTGTTCGTGGAGTCGTTCCTGCGCATGGTGCAGAAGCTGCTGGAGGACTCGAATCCGAATTTAAAAATCATGGCCACCAACTCG TTTGTCAAGTTCGCCAACATAAACGAGGACACGCCCTCCTACCACCGACGCTACGATTTCTTCATCTCGAAGTTCTCGTCGATGTGCCACAGCGAGGGCAGCGATCTGCGGGATAGCCTGCGGCTGGCCGGCATCAAGGGACTGCAGGGCGTCATACGGAAGACAGTCTCCGATGATCTGGTCGAGAACATCTGGGCGGCACAGCACATGGAGAAGATTGTGCCCTCGCTACTGTTCAATATGCAG TTTTGTGTAAACGTTATGTTCGTGAAGAAAAATTTACTGGCG TCTGGCGACCTCACGCCCGTCGAAGATGCCACCAATGTGACGCCACCAGCACTGGCCGAGGAAGTGCTGCGGGAGCTGGTCGGACGAGCCTCGTTCGGACATATTCGGAGCGTGCTCAAGCCGCTGTTGAC ACACCTCGATCGGCATGAACTGTGGGTGCCCAACACCTTTGCCATTCACACGTTCCGCATTGTGATGATATCGATCCAGCCGCAGTACTCGTACACTGTGGTGGAGACTCTGATGCAGCACCTGGACAGCAACTTCAAGTCCTCGCCCAAGACGCGCACTTCCCTGGCGGTGGTGCTGTCGAAGATCATTGCCATTGCGGCTGGCGAGAGTGTGGGACCCTCGGCCCTGGACATCATCAACAATCTGCTGACCCACTTGCGTACCAGCGTGAGCACCACCAGCGAGATCACCCCTGAGGAGTCGCAGTACCAGGAGGCGCTTATAAATGCATTGGGCGAGTTTGCCAACCATCATCCCGACTACCAGAAGATCGAGATAATGCTGTTCATCATGAACACGGTGCCGGACCCCTCCAAGAAGAGCAAGGGCGACCAGATGCTACAGAACATTCTGCTCAAGTCGCTGCTCAAGGTCGGCACCCAGTACAGCACGGTGTCCTTCGAGAAGGCCTTCCCCGCCTCGTTCCTGCAGCCGCTTCTGAAGATGGCCCGCGCCCCCCACGATCCTACACGTCTGATTGTCATGCAGATCTTCCAGGCCCTCTTGGATCGCCACCAGAACGATCAGGTGCTCAGTAGTGTCAGTGTCAAGCAATATCCGGCCCTTTCCCAGGAACCGCCCTCGCGCTCTGACATCATTTTCACGCACAAGCATGGATCACACATAATGCAGGCGCTCATCGATAGCATGGCGCTCTCGGACCGCGTCGACGCCCTGTCCGCGAGCTACAACACCGCCGCCCTGCTCATCGTGGAGATGTCCAGCAGCGAGACAGTGCAGGAGTTCCTGTTGTTCATCCTGGG CATTCAGGAGGTGGCCAACACAGTGGAGACCTTGGGAGCCGTGCACAAGTGCAATTTGCACGCCATATCCATTGCATTGCTGGTGCTGATCTCGCGAGTTAGTGGCATCAACAATCTGCTGGAGTATGCCCAGAAGATTGTCGATGCGCGACGCGAGGAGGCCACCTACTTTCTTCCGCCGCTGCTGGAGTCCAAGAAGGTCGCAACGAAGAGCCTGAATCTGTCGCTTCCACACCTGGCAATCGACAAGTTGGCGCTGGGCGAGTGTCTGCAAAATGCTGGCATGGATGCCCAACGTCTCAATACAGGGGCTCCCTATACGCTCAACCAGACGGACAATCCCGGCCATCGCCATTCCTGGGTGGAGTCGGTGAGCTCCCATTTGACGCAGCGCAACAGCTCGGCGGATCTGACGGTCTACAATGGGGATGTGGACAGTGTGAACAGCTCGCCGGGCGTGTGCAAGAAGATACTGGCGCCCGAGTTCAATTTCGACGCGATGAAGCGGGCCCTGGCCGAGCCAACGGAGGCCGCCAAGCGGGAGCAGCGCGAGCGGCAAATGCAGATCGTACGCACCTTCCGCGAGGGCGAGTTCGATGATCTTGTGAGACGCACAGAACCGAAG CACGATCTCATCCAAAACCGCCTCAACGAGCTGTTCAACTCGCTGGCTGTGGAGCGTCAGATAACGCAAAGCGACAGCAAGGTGGCCCAGCTGCAGGGCAGCAACGAGAAGCCCATCTACGAGACAAACTTTCCAGAATTATTCTATTACTAA
- the stmA gene encoding protein EFR3 homolog cmp44E isoform X1, with protein MALLRCCFEPPELPEFFDSFVQKCTDPSCCCGCCSALRPRYKRLVDNIFPVNPEDGLVKSNMEKLTFYSLSSPDKLDRIGEYLYQKATKDINRKRYKLAEIAMEAMDLLLQACHAQTTLNLFVESFLRMVQKLLEDSNPNLKIMATNSFVKFANINEDTPSYHRRYDFFISKFSSMCHSEGSDLRDSLRLAGIKGLQGVIRKTVSDDLVENIWAAQHMEKIVPSLLFNMQFCVNVMFVKKNLLASGDLTPVEDATNVTPPALAEEVLRELVGRASFGHIRSVLKPLLTHLDRHELWVPNTFAIHTFRIVMISIQPQYSYTVVETLMQHLDSNFKSSPKTRTSLAVVLSKIIAIAAGESVGPSALDIINNLLTHLRTSVSTTSEITPEESQYQEALINALGEFANHHPDYQKIEIMLFIMNTVPDPSKKSKGDQMLQNILLKSLLKVGTQYSTVSFEKAFPASFLQPLLKMARAPHDPTRLIVMQIFQALLDRHQNDQVLSSVSVKQYPALSQEPPSRSDIIFTHKHGSHIMQALIDSMALSDRVDALSASYNTAALLIVEMSSSETVQEFLLFILGIQEVANTVETLGAVHKCNLHAISIALLVLISRVSGINNLLEYAQKIVDARREEATYFLPPLLESKKVATKSLNLSLPHLAIDKLALGECLQNAGMDAQRLNTGAPYTLNQTDNPGHRHSWVESVSSHLTQRNSSADLTVYNGDVDSVNSSPGVCKKILAPEFNFDAMKRALAEPTEAAKREQRERQMQIVRTFREGEFDDLVRRTEPKHDLIQNRLNELFNSLAVERQITQSDSKVAQLQGSNEKPIYETNFPELFYY; from the exons ATGGCTTTGTTACGCTGCTGCTTTGAGCCGCCGGAATTGCCGGAGTTCTTCGACAGTTTCGTGCAGAAATGCACTGATCCAAGTT GTTGCTGCGGGTGCTGCTCGGCGCTGCGGCCGCGCTACAAGCGACTGGTGGACAACATCTTCCCGGTGAACCCGGAGGATGGCCTGGTCAAGTCGAACATGGAGAAGCTGACCTTCTACTCGCTCAGCTCACCCGACAAGCTCGACCGCATTGGCGAATATCTGTACCAGAAGGCCACCAAGGACATCAACCGCAAGCGCTATAA GCTGGCAGAGATCGCCATGGAGGCCATGGACTTGCTGCTGCAGGCCTGTCACGCCCAGACCACACTCAACCTGTTCGTGGAGTCGTTCCTGCGCATGGTGCAGAAGCTGCTGGAGGACTCGAATCCGAATTTAAAAATCATGGCCACCAACTCG TTTGTCAAGTTCGCCAACATAAACGAGGACACGCCCTCCTACCACCGACGCTACGATTTCTTCATCTCGAAGTTCTCGTCGATGTGCCACAGCGAGGGCAGCGATCTGCGGGATAGCCTGCGGCTGGCCGGCATCAAGGGACTGCAGGGCGTCATACGGAAGACAGTCTCCGATGATCTGGTCGAGAACATCTGGGCGGCACAGCACATGGAGAAGATTGTGCCCTCGCTACTGTTCAATATGCAG TTTTGTGTAAACGTTATGTTCGTGAAGAAAAATTTACTGGCG TCTGGCGACCTCACGCCCGTCGAAGATGCCACCAATGTGACGCCACCAGCACTGGCCGAGGAAGTGCTGCGGGAGCTGGTCGGACGAGCCTCGTTCGGACATATTCGGAGCGTGCTCAAGCCGCTGTTGAC ACACCTCGATCGGCATGAACTGTGGGTGCCCAACACCTTTGCCATTCACACGTTCCGCATTGTGATGATATCGATCCAGCCGCAGTACTCGTACACTGTGGTGGAGACTCTGATGCAGCACCTGGACAGCAACTTCAAGTCCTCGCCCAAGACGCGCACTTCCCTGGCGGTGGTGCTGTCGAAGATCATTGCCATTGCGGCTGGCGAGAGTGTGGGACCCTCGGCCCTGGACATCATCAACAATCTGCTGACCCACTTGCGTACCAGCGTGAGCACCACCAGCGAGATCACCCCTGAGGAGTCGCAGTACCAGGAGGCGCTTATAAATGCATTGGGCGAGTTTGCCAACCATCATCCCGACTACCAGAAGATCGAGATAATGCTGTTCATCATGAACACGGTGCCGGACCCCTCCAAGAAGAGCAAGGGCGACCAGATGCTACAGAACATTCTGCTCAAGTCGCTGCTCAAGGTCGGCACCCAGTACAGCACGGTGTCCTTCGAGAAGGCCTTCCCCGCCTCGTTCCTGCAGCCGCTTCTGAAGATGGCCCGCGCCCCCCACGATCCTACACGTCTGATTGTCATGCAGATCTTCCAGGCCCTCTTGGATCGCCACCAGAACGATCAGGTGCTCAGTAGTGTCAGTGTCAAGCAATATCCGGCCCTTTCCCAGGAACCGCCCTCGCGCTCTGACATCATTTTCACGCACAAGCATGGATCACACATAATGCAGGCGCTCATCGATAGCATGGCGCTCTCGGACCGCGTCGACGCCCTGTCCGCGAGCTACAACACCGCCGCCCTGCTCATCGTGGAGATGTCCAGCAGCGAGACAGTGCAGGAGTTCCTGTTGTTCATCCTGGG CATTCAGGAGGTGGCCAACACAGTGGAGACCTTGGGAGCCGTGCACAAGTGCAATTTGCACGCCATATCCATTGCATTGCTGGTGCTGATCTCGCGAGTTAGTGGCATCAACAATCTGCTGGAGTATGCCCAGAAGATTGTCGATGCGCGACGCGAGGAGGCCACCTACTTTCTTCCGCCGCTGCTGGAGTCCAAGAAGGTCGCAACGAAGAGCCTGAATCTGTCGCTTCCACACCTGGCAATCGACAAGTTGGCGCTGGGCGAGTGTCTGCAAAATGCTGGCATGGATGCCCAACGTCTCAATACAGGGGCTCCCTATACGCTCAACCAGACGGACAATCCCGGCCATCGCCATTCCTGGGTGGAGTCGGTGAGCTCCCATTTGACGCAGCGCAACAGCTCGGCGGATCTGACGGTCTACAATGGGGATGTGGACAGTGTGAACAGCTCGCCGGGCGTGTGCAAGAAGATACTGGCGCCCGAGTTCAATTTCGACGCGATGAAGCGGGCCCTGGCCGAGCCAACGGAGGCCGCCAAGCGGGAGCAGCGCGAGCGGCAAATGCAGATCGTACGCACCTTCCGCGAGGGCGAGTTCGATGATCTTGTGAGACGCACAGAACCGAAG CACGATCTCATCCAAAACCGCCTCAACGAGCTGTTCAACTCGCTGGCTGTGGAGCGTCAGATAACGCAAAGCGACAGCAAGGTGGCCCAGCTGCAGGGCAGCAACGAGAAGCCCATCTACGAGACAAACTTTCCAGAATTATTCTATTACTAA
- the stmA gene encoding protein EFR3 homolog cmp44E isoform X4, translating into MPGCCGCCSALRPRYKRLVDNIFPVNPEDGLVKSNMEKLTFYSLSSPDKLDRIGEYLYQKATKDINRKRYKLAEIAMEAMDLLLQACHAQTTLNLFVESFLRMVQKLLEDSNPNLKIMATNSFVKFANINEDTPSYHRRYDFFISKFSSMCHSEGSDLRDSLRLAGIKGLQGVIRKTVSDDLVENIWAAQHMEKIVPSLLFNMQFCVNVMFVKKNLLASGDLTPVEDATNVTPPALAEEVLRELVGRASFGHIRSVLKPLLTHLDRHELWVPNTFAIHTFRIVMISIQPQYSYTVVETLMQHLDSNFKSSPKTRTSLAVVLSKIIAIAAGESVGPSALDIINNLLTHLRTSVSTTSEITPEESQYQEALINALGEFANHHPDYQKIEIMLFIMNTVPDPSKKSKGDQMLQNILLKSLLKVGTQYSTVSFEKAFPASFLQPLLKMARAPHDPTRLIVMQIFQALLDRHQNDQVLSSVSVKQYPALSQEPPSRSDIIFTHKHGSHIMQALIDSMALSDRVDALSASYNTAALLIVEMSSSETVQEFLLFILGIQEVANTVETLGAVHKCNLHAISIALLVLISRVSGINNLLEYAQKIVDARREEATYFLPPLLESKKVATKSLNLSLPHLAIDKLALGECLQNAGMDAQRLNTGAPYTLNQTDNPGHRHSWVESVSSHLTQRNSSADLTVYNGDVDSVNSSPGVCKKILAPEFNFDAMKRALAEPTEAAKREQRERQMQIVRTFREGEFDDLVRRTEPKHDLIQNRLNELFNSLAVERQITQSDSKVAQLQGSNEKPIYETNFPELFYY; encoded by the exons ATGCCTG GTTGCTGCGGGTGCTGCTCGGCGCTGCGGCCGCGCTACAAGCGACTGGTGGACAACATCTTCCCGGTGAACCCGGAGGATGGCCTGGTCAAGTCGAACATGGAGAAGCTGACCTTCTACTCGCTCAGCTCACCCGACAAGCTCGACCGCATTGGCGAATATCTGTACCAGAAGGCCACCAAGGACATCAACCGCAAGCGCTATAA GCTGGCAGAGATCGCCATGGAGGCCATGGACTTGCTGCTGCAGGCCTGTCACGCCCAGACCACACTCAACCTGTTCGTGGAGTCGTTCCTGCGCATGGTGCAGAAGCTGCTGGAGGACTCGAATCCGAATTTAAAAATCATGGCCACCAACTCG TTTGTCAAGTTCGCCAACATAAACGAGGACACGCCCTCCTACCACCGACGCTACGATTTCTTCATCTCGAAGTTCTCGTCGATGTGCCACAGCGAGGGCAGCGATCTGCGGGATAGCCTGCGGCTGGCCGGCATCAAGGGACTGCAGGGCGTCATACGGAAGACAGTCTCCGATGATCTGGTCGAGAACATCTGGGCGGCACAGCACATGGAGAAGATTGTGCCCTCGCTACTGTTCAATATGCAG TTTTGTGTAAACGTTATGTTCGTGAAGAAAAATTTACTGGCG TCTGGCGACCTCACGCCCGTCGAAGATGCCACCAATGTGACGCCACCAGCACTGGCCGAGGAAGTGCTGCGGGAGCTGGTCGGACGAGCCTCGTTCGGACATATTCGGAGCGTGCTCAAGCCGCTGTTGAC ACACCTCGATCGGCATGAACTGTGGGTGCCCAACACCTTTGCCATTCACACGTTCCGCATTGTGATGATATCGATCCAGCCGCAGTACTCGTACACTGTGGTGGAGACTCTGATGCAGCACCTGGACAGCAACTTCAAGTCCTCGCCCAAGACGCGCACTTCCCTGGCGGTGGTGCTGTCGAAGATCATTGCCATTGCGGCTGGCGAGAGTGTGGGACCCTCGGCCCTGGACATCATCAACAATCTGCTGACCCACTTGCGTACCAGCGTGAGCACCACCAGCGAGATCACCCCTGAGGAGTCGCAGTACCAGGAGGCGCTTATAAATGCATTGGGCGAGTTTGCCAACCATCATCCCGACTACCAGAAGATCGAGATAATGCTGTTCATCATGAACACGGTGCCGGACCCCTCCAAGAAGAGCAAGGGCGACCAGATGCTACAGAACATTCTGCTCAAGTCGCTGCTCAAGGTCGGCACCCAGTACAGCACGGTGTCCTTCGAGAAGGCCTTCCCCGCCTCGTTCCTGCAGCCGCTTCTGAAGATGGCCCGCGCCCCCCACGATCCTACACGTCTGATTGTCATGCAGATCTTCCAGGCCCTCTTGGATCGCCACCAGAACGATCAGGTGCTCAGTAGTGTCAGTGTCAAGCAATATCCGGCCCTTTCCCAGGAACCGCCCTCGCGCTCTGACATCATTTTCACGCACAAGCATGGATCACACATAATGCAGGCGCTCATCGATAGCATGGCGCTCTCGGACCGCGTCGACGCCCTGTCCGCGAGCTACAACACCGCCGCCCTGCTCATCGTGGAGATGTCCAGCAGCGAGACAGTGCAGGAGTTCCTGTTGTTCATCCTGGG CATTCAGGAGGTGGCCAACACAGTGGAGACCTTGGGAGCCGTGCACAAGTGCAATTTGCACGCCATATCCATTGCATTGCTGGTGCTGATCTCGCGAGTTAGTGGCATCAACAATCTGCTGGAGTATGCCCAGAAGATTGTCGATGCGCGACGCGAGGAGGCCACCTACTTTCTTCCGCCGCTGCTGGAGTCCAAGAAGGTCGCAACGAAGAGCCTGAATCTGTCGCTTCCACACCTGGCAATCGACAAGTTGGCGCTGGGCGAGTGTCTGCAAAATGCTGGCATGGATGCCCAACGTCTCAATACAGGGGCTCCCTATACGCTCAACCAGACGGACAATCCCGGCCATCGCCATTCCTGGGTGGAGTCGGTGAGCTCCCATTTGACGCAGCGCAACAGCTCGGCGGATCTGACGGTCTACAATGGGGATGTGGACAGTGTGAACAGCTCGCCGGGCGTGTGCAAGAAGATACTGGCGCCCGAGTTCAATTTCGACGCGATGAAGCGGGCCCTGGCCGAGCCAACGGAGGCCGCCAAGCGGGAGCAGCGCGAGCGGCAAATGCAGATCGTACGCACCTTCCGCGAGGGCGAGTTCGATGATCTTGTGAGACGCACAGAACCGAAG CACGATCTCATCCAAAACCGCCTCAACGAGCTGTTCAACTCGCTGGCTGTGGAGCGTCAGATAACGCAAAGCGACAGCAAGGTGGCCCAGCTGCAGGGCAGCAACGAGAAGCCCATCTACGAGACAAACTTTCCAGAATTATTCTATTACTAA
- the stmA gene encoding protein EFR3 homolog cmp44E isoform X2, producing the protein MALLRCCFEPPELPEFFDSFVQKCTDPSCCCGCCSALRPRYKRLVDNIFPVNPEDGLVKSNMEKLTFYSLSSPDKLDRIGEYLYQKATKDINRKRYKLAEIAMEAMDLLLQACHAQTTLNLFVESFLRMVQKLLEDSNPNLKIMATNSFVKFANINEDTPSYHRRYDFFISKFSSMCHSEGSDLRDSLRLAGIKGLQGVIRKTVSDDLVENIWAAQHMEKIVPSLLFNMQSGDLTPVEDATNVTPPALAEEVLRELVGRASFGHIRSVLKPLLTHLDRHELWVPNTFAIHTFRIVMISIQPQYSYTVVETLMQHLDSNFKSSPKTRTSLAVVLSKIIAIAAGESVGPSALDIINNLLTHLRTSVSTTSEITPEESQYQEALINALGEFANHHPDYQKIEIMLFIMNTVPDPSKKSKGDQMLQNILLKSLLKVGTQYSTVSFEKAFPASFLQPLLKMARAPHDPTRLIVMQIFQALLDRHQNDQVLSSVSVKQYPALSQEPPSRSDIIFTHKHGSHIMQALIDSMALSDRVDALSASYNTAALLIVEMSSSETVQEFLLFILGIQEVANTVETLGAVHKCNLHAISIALLVLISRVSGINNLLEYAQKIVDARREEATYFLPPLLESKKVATKSLNLSLPHLAIDKLALGECLQNAGMDAQRLNTGAPYTLNQTDNPGHRHSWVESVSSHLTQRNSSADLTVYNGDVDSVNSSPGVCKKILAPEFNFDAMKRALAEPTEAAKREQRERQMQIVRTFREGEFDDLVRRTEPKHDLIQNRLNELFNSLAVERQITQSDSKVAQLQGSNEKPIYETNFPELFYY; encoded by the exons ATGGCTTTGTTACGCTGCTGCTTTGAGCCGCCGGAATTGCCGGAGTTCTTCGACAGTTTCGTGCAGAAATGCACTGATCCAAGTT GTTGCTGCGGGTGCTGCTCGGCGCTGCGGCCGCGCTACAAGCGACTGGTGGACAACATCTTCCCGGTGAACCCGGAGGATGGCCTGGTCAAGTCGAACATGGAGAAGCTGACCTTCTACTCGCTCAGCTCACCCGACAAGCTCGACCGCATTGGCGAATATCTGTACCAGAAGGCCACCAAGGACATCAACCGCAAGCGCTATAA GCTGGCAGAGATCGCCATGGAGGCCATGGACTTGCTGCTGCAGGCCTGTCACGCCCAGACCACACTCAACCTGTTCGTGGAGTCGTTCCTGCGCATGGTGCAGAAGCTGCTGGAGGACTCGAATCCGAATTTAAAAATCATGGCCACCAACTCG TTTGTCAAGTTCGCCAACATAAACGAGGACACGCCCTCCTACCACCGACGCTACGATTTCTTCATCTCGAAGTTCTCGTCGATGTGCCACAGCGAGGGCAGCGATCTGCGGGATAGCCTGCGGCTGGCCGGCATCAAGGGACTGCAGGGCGTCATACGGAAGACAGTCTCCGATGATCTGGTCGAGAACATCTGGGCGGCACAGCACATGGAGAAGATTGTGCCCTCGCTACTGTTCAATATGCAG TCTGGCGACCTCACGCCCGTCGAAGATGCCACCAATGTGACGCCACCAGCACTGGCCGAGGAAGTGCTGCGGGAGCTGGTCGGACGAGCCTCGTTCGGACATATTCGGAGCGTGCTCAAGCCGCTGTTGAC ACACCTCGATCGGCATGAACTGTGGGTGCCCAACACCTTTGCCATTCACACGTTCCGCATTGTGATGATATCGATCCAGCCGCAGTACTCGTACACTGTGGTGGAGACTCTGATGCAGCACCTGGACAGCAACTTCAAGTCCTCGCCCAAGACGCGCACTTCCCTGGCGGTGGTGCTGTCGAAGATCATTGCCATTGCGGCTGGCGAGAGTGTGGGACCCTCGGCCCTGGACATCATCAACAATCTGCTGACCCACTTGCGTACCAGCGTGAGCACCACCAGCGAGATCACCCCTGAGGAGTCGCAGTACCAGGAGGCGCTTATAAATGCATTGGGCGAGTTTGCCAACCATCATCCCGACTACCAGAAGATCGAGATAATGCTGTTCATCATGAACACGGTGCCGGACCCCTCCAAGAAGAGCAAGGGCGACCAGATGCTACAGAACATTCTGCTCAAGTCGCTGCTCAAGGTCGGCACCCAGTACAGCACGGTGTCCTTCGAGAAGGCCTTCCCCGCCTCGTTCCTGCAGCCGCTTCTGAAGATGGCCCGCGCCCCCCACGATCCTACACGTCTGATTGTCATGCAGATCTTCCAGGCCCTCTTGGATCGCCACCAGAACGATCAGGTGCTCAGTAGTGTCAGTGTCAAGCAATATCCGGCCCTTTCCCAGGAACCGCCCTCGCGCTCTGACATCATTTTCACGCACAAGCATGGATCACACATAATGCAGGCGCTCATCGATAGCATGGCGCTCTCGGACCGCGTCGACGCCCTGTCCGCGAGCTACAACACCGCCGCCCTGCTCATCGTGGAGATGTCCAGCAGCGAGACAGTGCAGGAGTTCCTGTTGTTCATCCTGGG CATTCAGGAGGTGGCCAACACAGTGGAGACCTTGGGAGCCGTGCACAAGTGCAATTTGCACGCCATATCCATTGCATTGCTGGTGCTGATCTCGCGAGTTAGTGGCATCAACAATCTGCTGGAGTATGCCCAGAAGATTGTCGATGCGCGACGCGAGGAGGCCACCTACTTTCTTCCGCCGCTGCTGGAGTCCAAGAAGGTCGCAACGAAGAGCCTGAATCTGTCGCTTCCACACCTGGCAATCGACAAGTTGGCGCTGGGCGAGTGTCTGCAAAATGCTGGCATGGATGCCCAACGTCTCAATACAGGGGCTCCCTATACGCTCAACCAGACGGACAATCCCGGCCATCGCCATTCCTGGGTGGAGTCGGTGAGCTCCCATTTGACGCAGCGCAACAGCTCGGCGGATCTGACGGTCTACAATGGGGATGTGGACAGTGTGAACAGCTCGCCGGGCGTGTGCAAGAAGATACTGGCGCCCGAGTTCAATTTCGACGCGATGAAGCGGGCCCTGGCCGAGCCAACGGAGGCCGCCAAGCGGGAGCAGCGCGAGCGGCAAATGCAGATCGTACGCACCTTCCGCGAGGGCGAGTTCGATGATCTTGTGAGACGCACAGAACCGAAG CACGATCTCATCCAAAACCGCCTCAACGAGCTGTTCAACTCGCTGGCTGTGGAGCGTCAGATAACGCAAAGCGACAGCAAGGTGGCCCAGCTGCAGGGCAGCAACGAGAAGCCCATCTACGAGACAAACTTTCCAGAATTATTCTATTACTAA